The genomic DNA ccatcaccaaaacacaattttgtcatgaatccatctgtgtcctttgtttaatattcacatagaccaaggtgagcgacacaggctctatGGAGCCTCTAGTTACCATACGACATTGTacttgtcaactgaaaccaaactTTTTTACCATGACCTTTGGCCTAAGtagttgtacatacattatgacacacccTCAGGTGTTGGTTAATATGTATGTCAATCATAAAATCATAAcagttctcaagatatagagctaACAGGATCTGTTCCATaggaccttgacctttgacctagtaAGTTGAACACATATTATGACACAATGGTGTTGGTTATTATGTATGTCAAGTATAAAGTTTGAAATCAAAACTGTTCTCAATTTCTCAAGATATATAGCAGAGTGAGACATTATCTTTACTATAGAACATGGGCTTGTAAACTAAAACCACTGATTTTGACCTTCACCTGTGACCTAGTAAGttatacatacatcatgacacaccctctggtgttggttaatatgtATGGTAAGTAtaaagtataaaatcataacagtTCTCAAGAAAAAGACTTTTAAGAGCCAACAAGACCTTTATCATAGGACATGGGGTTGgtaactgaaaccaaagtttttaaCCATGAACTTGAACCTTGATAGTTGTATAAACATTATGAGTCATATGACACACACACTAAGGTcactggtgttggttaatatgcatgtcaagtataatttttataatcataatgGCACTCTAGATATAGAGCAGACACAATATGTTACAGAAGGATGGACAGACTGGTCAATATACATGTAGGGCCCTATCAAATGCTCTAGACATTGTCAAAAACAGTGATCAAAGAATCAAATTAGATTGTTTTCTTTGATCAAGAAACAGCAATTACTGCCTTCTTATGtctcaataaaaagaaaaaaactgaaatcatTCATTTTTGTATAACAATCAATGccacaatttatttttcagtacaATCTGtacataacaattaataaatattttctgatcTGACACCACAATTTTCAGCAAGCAAAAATGTTcctgaaataaaattgtttttcatgtacatattataataaaataaacaagtaaaaatagttttacagtgtactatttcattttttcactatagatacaaattttatacatgtacctgtagAATGTGTATAAAACAGAACTTATTTTAGGGTGTCCATGGAAATACCAGGCAGTGACTGGcacatgacatattttgttttcaattttttttcatctatttcatatcacaaattcattcttctttaaagttaaatttagtttttttttattaactgcaacaaataaagagaaaaaaaatacatagaaagCACTGACAATTCattgaaaaggggagataactcttcattttgtacaaaattctgTTGCATTGTTAGggaactttaaaatcattttctgagCCATCCACTGttgattcaaaaatatttttgacacttatatatatatcctttgtatgatataaacattgtaaTGGAACAAAAAATTCAGTAAGAAAAAAATTACGTTGTGCCATCCATATCATAGCTTATAGGATTTGCCCGATATTCACTTGGACAGCCTCTTAAAACCAACATTATGCTCCAAAAACAATTCCCTTTGTGGTCACTTTGTGAAACACTTCTAGGATAAAACTTACATGACTTATAagggttttgttttttaactaattaaaagtattattataatttcaaaagtattcaatcaaatataatttaattaacaaCCATGGAACATCAAAGATtgattttcacaatttttacaCCTGtagatgattaaaaaaatgtattttcagaGCAATtcaatacaaatccttggttttttttaaaacttggcCAAGTGTTTCATGCGTCAAATTTATGACTGggtattgattgttttattaaatactgtgatttgaaataattgtcaatcaatatgtgacactataataaaataattaatcatttattaattattattactTATACAAATGTACTTAAATGGTTCATACTTGATCTAAACTTTGGTATCACAAACAGTTCGATAATTCACTTGTTATCTTCTTCTGGaaagaacaaatttaataattattatgaaaataaaacctAAAAATAGTCTCTAAATCTTAAGATATTTTTTGGTATGATACATTATCACaagtaaatttaataaaaaaaatacatggtatcaacaaaaataaatgaccAATTCTTCTAATATAACATTACATTAATGTACATATTTATCATAATAACTCATAATCCTTAAAACTTTCACTCagtgaaaacatttttaatgaatatttaccATTGTATATCAGTtgtcatttttcataattttttagatatttttgcagaaattcttatcatcatgatcataaacatgataaaagtaaatatgatattatatatttataatagtgTGTAACAGTATAATGgtatatgcataaacatgatttttgtaaaggtaTGCCTACACCCCTTCAAAATCAATTGATcagtttttaacattttatcaaTAACTTTACTTATAGACTTGAAGAAGTCAATACATTTTAATGCTACTTTTGATTTAGGTAAAACATTTCAGCTTAACACTAATAGACTTGTTGAAGtcatagttttgttttaaaactaaagGGAGACAACATAAACTGTAAAGAATGAAAATGAACATGTATAAAACATTCTATTATGTATTAGTTAAAATTTAGATTAGGCTTAAAAAATATCTGagagaattaaattttttactacctcaatttgataaatatcgtacaatgtatattatttttactttttatcatgtttattaagaATTAGATGAAGACTTTAACTGCATATGTTTAttgtaaaatcatgaaaacactgTTACAGGCTAGACAATAAAACCTGTGGAAACTTTACCATTTTCaacgtacatgtatatcttattTTACTATATAATGTACATTTGTTCATGTTCATGTACAAAcgtatactatatatatacagggtactatataaacataataaagtTATTGAATTCATCTTATTACCtaatgttttatgtatttaaagaatACATTATTGAGCAAACTATACATAAAACCACAGAGAAAGAAAATATAGGTTTAAAATCATTGTGCATCTGCATATTTTCTTCATGAATTTTTTGCTtaagattttcaaattcaatGTCTCTTTGCTTCCTTTTAAAGTTATCAGAATAATGCATTCTATAATATTcatcaaagtcataaatcgatgtTCTCCCAGTCATTGGCCTTTGTCCCCTTTTAGCAAAGCCTTGTTGTTGATAAAATTGACCACCTTTGTGGTCAGAATGATGTTCTtcttttcttctagcatattcggGTCTATTGACACCTCGATCATACATTCTTCTTGTTGACGAATTTCCTAATACCTCATATGCCTGAGAAATTTCTTGAAACTTGAGGTGGGCCTCGGGAGATGGACTGACATCTGGATGATATTTCTTCGACATGGTGTAGTAAGCTTGCTTAATTTGCTGCTGGTTAGCTTTTGGGGTTATTCCAAGGATATCATAATAATATGAAGGTGATTTCTGTTTGCTTTGATTTGATGACCATCGTGTCTGGCCAATACAGAATGGACTGTATAAAATGCTAGTCCCTTGCAAACCTGAGGAAATTCCCCTGCCTACAGAATATTTAGCATTCATGACCTTCACAGCTAAGTTTTggttttaatttcattcaatCTGTCCCATTTAACTCAATCCATCAATGAATGGAGGTTTATCTGGTAATTGTTTCATATATAGAATTGTATTCAAGTATTTCTAGTTCATATTCAATGCATATTTTGCAAAAATTGGTGCTGTACAATCTGTCAACAAACACCGTTGCGTAATCCCGTCCGCGTCAAGAGTTCAACAGATAGAGATCAAATATTATCTTCAGTTGATACAAAATAATTCCTCTCAAAATCTGATCTCAATTATTTCAAACCTTATGTATTGTAATTGATTAATGAAATTACCAGAGTATTCTCCAATTTCAAGAGTAAAATAATTGTACTAATACTCCTCTATTCATTGCagattatatttcattttaatgagATTTGCAGTAATAAATATTTGAGGCCGGTACCGAAACTCTGAGTTTTAATTGAAGTGCCAAACAGCAACAATGGCACATGGTGGAAGACCAGAAAGACAAGCTCCTCCAGAAATAGTCAGTAACATCTCAAAAGTTGCATTTCAAAACAGTGAAATCGTGTTTATGGATCTTGTATTCTTGTGTCAGCAATTATAAGAAAtccaaataatattttatctgGTGAAATGACATCTCATTGCAGTTTTCATGTTTTTAGATCTCTTGACACTATAAAAGTTACTCTAAGACTGTACCACTATCAAAATTGCAGGTCTCTATATACTGTACCACTATCCGAGTAATGTTTTCTGGCAAAATGAACCCTGAATAAGGGTAGGTTTGCCCTTTACCTTTTGGCGTCAACCACTACTGTTATTTTTGGCTATTGcaaagtgggtctcattggggtctaagcgtgacaccggattgccgatttttttgtaagcgtgtcacgtgaaagtcaaattattgtggcgtgaaaatgggaaatgaggtcttgcagGACCTTAGTCCAAGATTACTCTGACTTCCAACGGCTGTttagccagacaagctggggtcGTGGGACATCAGAGCTTGTCCcgtatcaaaaagtggatatttgcccacccaaaatagatgcgctacTTCCTcgcttctggagccgactgagggcattggaattatataaattggCCATCAATCTCTccagttttcatttatctcttcatttatgtaagtttcacctacctgccaaacctttaattttctatattttaacatttttcacagAGACCCATGATTTCTCCATTTTTGACTTTGACTTTCAAATAGATGTCAAGTTACGAGAGATTTCGTGGCCTCGAgactcaaatatgcaaatatttatattttgttacctCCTTTGTAGGAGATAGATGAATAACATTTAGAAGCAACCACGTTTTTTCACCTCCTTGATAGGAGATCGGTAACTAGCATTTAGTTCCGACCACGATAACAATCGTCAGCTCTCGGACATTTAGGTAACTTACAGCATAAATGAACGAGGTGTTACATTATGGTCATTTGCACTGTTTTCTCATGGTCATGTgataatctttgaaaatgaaaggcaACATGGAGAAATCATGGGTCTctgtgaaaaatgttaaaatatagaaaattaaaggtttggcaggtaggtgaaacttacataaatgaagagataaatgaaaactgaagagattgatgcc from Mytilus trossulus isolate FHL-02 chromosome 8, PNRI_Mtr1.1.1.hap1, whole genome shotgun sequence includes the following:
- the LOC134680868 gene encoding dnaJ homolog subfamily C member 30, mitochondrial-like: MNAKYSVGRGISSGLQGTSILYSPFCIGQTRWSSNQSKQKSPSYYYDILGITPKANQQQIKQAYYTMSKKYHPDVSPSPEAHLKFQEISQAYEVLGNSSTRRMYDRGVNRPEYARRKEEHHSDHKGGQFYQQQGFAKRGQRPMTGRTSIYDFDEYYRMHYSDNFKRKQRDIEFENLKQKIHEENMQMHNDFKPIFSFSVVLCIVCSIMYSLNT